The following are encoded in a window of Carya illinoinensis cultivar Pawnee chromosome 15, C.illinoinensisPawnee_v1, whole genome shotgun sequence genomic DNA:
- the LOC122296798 gene encoding toll/interleukin-1 receptor-like protein, giving the protein MAFQLGTSSSSSLPLSPFIPSQNHDVFLSFRGKDVRHKFIAHLNRALRQSGIKTYMDGVDLERGEQISSELFKAIEESRILIIVLSKNYAESKWCLDELFKILECRKTFKQTVLPIFYEIKPSDVRDQKGSFGEAFTKLGKNIKDDIKLLEYWKEALEEVAKLAGLEYIAFGDDESEFIQNIIGWINSRIVNQTPLSVAKYPVGIESRIFGFGGIGKTTISEDMYNQISSQFEGSCFLSNIREISEQAGGLIWLQNTLLVDILGTSLDVHDTDKGMNMIKDRLCSKRVLLILDDVDELVQIEKLVGDRS; this is encoded by the exons atggCCTTTCAAttaggaacttcttcctcttcttcattgcCATTATCTCCTTTCATCCCTTCACAGAATCATGATGTATTCTTAAGCTTTAGAGGTAAAGATGTTCGCCACAAGTTTATTGCTCATCTAAACCGAGCTTTACGTCAAAGTGGAATCAAGACTTACATGGATGGTGTCGACCTTGAGAGAGGAGAACAAATTTCATCAGAACTTTTTAAAGCTATTGAAGAGTCAAGAATTTTAATCATTGTACTTTCTAAAAACTATGCAGAATCCAAATGGTGCTTGGACGAGTTATTCAAGATTCTTGAGTGCAGAAAAACATTCAAACAAACTGTTCTACCGATATTCTATGAGATAAAACCATCAGACGTACGAGATCAAAAAGGAAGCTTTGGAGAAGCATTCACTAAACTTGGAAAGAATATCAAGGATGACATAAAGCTGCTAGAGTATTGGAAGGAAGCTCTAGAAGAAGTAGCCAAATTGGCCGGGTTGGAATATATAGCGTTCGG GGATGATGAGTCGGAATTTATCCAAAACATCATTGGGTGGATCAACTCAAGAATAGTAAACCAAACACCTCTAAGCGTTGCCAAATATCCAGTTGGGATAGAGTCTC GGATATTCGGATTCGGTGGAATTGGTAAGACGACTATTTCAGAAGATATGTATAACCAGATTTCCTCTCAATTTGAAGGAAGTTGTTTCTTGAGTAATATTAGAGAAATTTCAGAACAAGCAGGAGGTTTGATTTGGCTGCAAAATACCCTTCTTGTTGATATTTTAGGAACAAGTTTGGATGTTCATGATACTGACAAAGGAATGAATATGATTAAGGACAGACTTTGTTCTAAAAGGGTTCTtctaattcttgatgatgtggatgagttggtccaaattgaaaaattagtTGGAGATCGTAGTTGA
- the LOC122297765 gene encoding uncharacterized protein LOC122297765, with amino-acid sequence MIYAKVPEASLSVVQAVHEQSKRDQFLMKLRPEFEVTRSNLMNRDPVPSLDVCFGELLREEQRLATQATYQHDKMIPNAVAYAAHGKGKGRDMRNVQCFSCKEYGHIAAHCARKSCNYCKKPGHIIKDCPTRPQNRQANAYQATVGSSSSATTGDSSTLTTEMVQQMIISAFSALGLQGSGVGPDTREGA; translated from the exons ATGATTTATGCCAAGGTTCCGGAAGCTTCTCTCTCTGTTGTGCAGGCCGTTCATGAACAAAGTAAGCGTGAtcagtttttaatgaagttacgACCTGAATTTGAGGTCACTCGCTCCAATTTGATGAACCGTGATCCTGTGCCCTCTTTGGATGTTTGTTTTGGGGAGTTACTTCGTGAGGAGCAGCGTCTTGCCACCCAGGCCACTTATCAGCATGACAAAATGATACCCAATGCTGTGGCTTACGCTGCTCACGGGAAAGGCAAGGGACGGGACATGCGGAACGTTCAATGCTTCAGCTGCAAGGAATACGGACATATTGCTGCCCATTGTGCCAGAAAATCTTGCAACTACTGTAAGAAGCCGGGCCATATTATTAAAGATTGTCCTACTCGTCCCCAGAATCGTCAGGCTAATGCTTATCAGGCTACTGTGGGTTCCTCTTCTTCTGCTACTACAGGAGATTCTTCTACTCTTACTACAGAGATGGTTCAGCAAATGATTATTTCAGCATTTTCAGCCTTAGGGCTGCAAG GATCAGGTGTCGGGCCAGATACTCGCGAAGGGGCCTAA